The following proteins are encoded in a genomic region of Sesamum indicum cultivar Zhongzhi No. 13 linkage group LG8, S_indicum_v1.0, whole genome shotgun sequence:
- the LOC105167507 gene encoding probable sodium-coupled neutral amino acid transporter 6 isoform X1, producing the protein MVIGSLKSTNREKSRKSKQAVIDDKTPLLPNKHEEEDGFDEFNGASFSGAVFNLSTTIVGSGIMALPATMKVLGLILGVAVIIFMAFLTEASIEFMLRFSRTAKAVSYGGLMEDAFGKYGRMAIQFCVLVNNVGGLVVYMIIIGDVLSGTTSGGIHHNGVLEGWFGEHWWTGRFFILLITTLAIFAPLASLKRIDSLRYTSALSVALAMVFLIVTMGITLFKLINGTILMPRLFPDVTNLASFFKLFTAVPVLVTAYICHYNVHSINNELEDNTRMKAAVRTSLALCSSVYVMSSVFGFLLFGDATLDDVLANFSTDLGIPFGSLLNDAVRVSYAAHLMLVFPIIFYPLRLNLDGLLFPSSRPLSSDNLRFASLSTGLMMVVLLGANFIPSIWDAFQFTGATAAVCIGFIFPAAVTLSWCRDRYGIATRRDRMLSIFMILLAVFSNLVAIYSDAYALFKKNPSLHK; encoded by the exons ATGGTGATTGGAAGTCTAAAATCCACAAACAGAGAGAAGTCAAGAAAGAGCAAGCAAGCAGTCATTGATGACAAAACTCCATTATTGCCTAACAAGCATGAGGAGGAGGATGGGTTTGATGAGTTCAATGGAGCTTCTTTCAGTGGGGCAGTGTTTAATCTATCGACCACCATTGTCGGTTCAGGGATCATGGCTTTACCTGCAACCATGAAAGTGTTGGGACTTATTCTTGGTGTTGCTGTAATAATCTTTATGGCATTCTTGACAGAAGCCTCTATTGAGTTTATGCTTCGTTTTAGTAGGACAGCAAAGGCCGTTTCTTATGGAGGTCTTATGGAGGATGCATTTGGGAAGTACGGGAGGATGGCCATCCAATTTTGTGTATTAGTCAACAATGTTGGTGGACTTGTTGTGTATATGATTATCATAG GTGATGTGCTCTCTGGAACGACATCTGGTGGAATTCACCACAACGGTGTCCTGGAAGGTTGGTTTGGAGAGCACTGGTGGACAGGACGATTTTTCATCCTCCTTATTACCACCCTTGCCATATTTGCACCATTAGCCAGCTTAAAGCGAATTG ATTCATTGAGATACACATCTGCTTTGTCAGTTGCACTAGCTATGGTTTTCCTGATTGTTACTATGGGGATCACTCTCTTCAAATTGATCAACGGAACCATTCTGATGCCTAGATTGTTTCCTGATGTTACCAATCTCGCCTCATTCTTCAAACTCTTTACTGCAGTTCCTGTTCTTGTAACAGCCTACATCTGCCACTACAATG TTCACTCAATAAACAATGAGCTTGAGGATAACACACGGATGAAGGCAGCAGTGAGAACTTCTCTTGCTCTCTGCTCGAGCGTATATGTGATGTCGAGCGTCTTCGGATTCCTCTTATTTGGCGATGCAACACTTGATGACGTACTTGCCAACTTCTCCACAGACCTCGGAATTCCATTTGGATCTTTGCTTAATGATGCAGTGCGCGTTAGCTATGCAGCCCACCTGATGCTTGTTTtccctattatattttacccACTACGGCTAAACTTAGACGGGCTTCTATTTCCATCTTCGAGGCCTTTGTCCTCAGACAACCTGAGGTTTGCATCACTCAGCACTGGGCTCATGATGGTGGTACTTTTAGGTGCAAATTTCATACCCAGCATTTGGGATGCTTTCCAGTTCACTGGAGCTACTGCTGCTGTTTGCATTGGTTTTATATTTCCTGCTGCAGTTACTCTAAG TTGGTGCAGGGATCGATATGGGATAGCCACGAGAAGGGACAGGATGTTATCCATTTTCATGATTCTCCTTGCAGTGTTCTCAAATCTGGTGGCGATATACAGTGATGCCTATGCATTGTTCAAGAAGAATCCGTCTCTTCATAAATGA
- the LOC105167507 gene encoding probable sodium-coupled neutral amino acid transporter 6 isoform X2, translating into MVIGSLKSTNREKSRKSKQAVIDDKTPLLPNKHEEEDGFDEFNGASFSGAVFNLSTTIVGSGIMALPATMKVLGLILGVAVIIFMAFLTEASIEFMLRFSRTAKAVSYGGLMEDAFGKYGRMAIQFCVLVNNVGGLVVYMIIIGDVLSGTTSGGIHHNGVLEGWFGEHWWTGRFFILLITTLAIFAPLASLKRIDSLRYTSALSVALAMVFLIVTMGITLFKLINGTILMPRLFPDVTNLASFFKLFTAVPVLVTAYICHYNVHSINNELEDNTRMKAAVRTSLALCSSVYVMSSVFGFLLFGDATLDDVLANFSTDLGIPFGSLLNDAVRVSYAAHLMLVFPIIFYPLRLNLDGLLFPSSRPLSSDNLRFASLSTGLMMVVLLGANFIPSIWDAFQFTGATAAVCIGFIFPAAVTLRDRYGIATRRDRMLSIFMILLAVFSNLVAIYSDAYALFKKNPSLHK; encoded by the exons ATGGTGATTGGAAGTCTAAAATCCACAAACAGAGAGAAGTCAAGAAAGAGCAAGCAAGCAGTCATTGATGACAAAACTCCATTATTGCCTAACAAGCATGAGGAGGAGGATGGGTTTGATGAGTTCAATGGAGCTTCTTTCAGTGGGGCAGTGTTTAATCTATCGACCACCATTGTCGGTTCAGGGATCATGGCTTTACCTGCAACCATGAAAGTGTTGGGACTTATTCTTGGTGTTGCTGTAATAATCTTTATGGCATTCTTGACAGAAGCCTCTATTGAGTTTATGCTTCGTTTTAGTAGGACAGCAAAGGCCGTTTCTTATGGAGGTCTTATGGAGGATGCATTTGGGAAGTACGGGAGGATGGCCATCCAATTTTGTGTATTAGTCAACAATGTTGGTGGACTTGTTGTGTATATGATTATCATAG GTGATGTGCTCTCTGGAACGACATCTGGTGGAATTCACCACAACGGTGTCCTGGAAGGTTGGTTTGGAGAGCACTGGTGGACAGGACGATTTTTCATCCTCCTTATTACCACCCTTGCCATATTTGCACCATTAGCCAGCTTAAAGCGAATTG ATTCATTGAGATACACATCTGCTTTGTCAGTTGCACTAGCTATGGTTTTCCTGATTGTTACTATGGGGATCACTCTCTTCAAATTGATCAACGGAACCATTCTGATGCCTAGATTGTTTCCTGATGTTACCAATCTCGCCTCATTCTTCAAACTCTTTACTGCAGTTCCTGTTCTTGTAACAGCCTACATCTGCCACTACAATG TTCACTCAATAAACAATGAGCTTGAGGATAACACACGGATGAAGGCAGCAGTGAGAACTTCTCTTGCTCTCTGCTCGAGCGTATATGTGATGTCGAGCGTCTTCGGATTCCTCTTATTTGGCGATGCAACACTTGATGACGTACTTGCCAACTTCTCCACAGACCTCGGAATTCCATTTGGATCTTTGCTTAATGATGCAGTGCGCGTTAGCTATGCAGCCCACCTGATGCTTGTTTtccctattatattttacccACTACGGCTAAACTTAGACGGGCTTCTATTTCCATCTTCGAGGCCTTTGTCCTCAGACAACCTGAGGTTTGCATCACTCAGCACTGGGCTCATGATGGTGGTACTTTTAGGTGCAAATTTCATACCCAGCATTTGGGATGCTTTCCAGTTCACTGGAGCTACTGCTGCTGTTTGCATTGGTTTTATATTTCCTGCTGCAGTTACTCTAAG GGATCGATATGGGATAGCCACGAGAAGGGACAGGATGTTATCCATTTTCATGATTCTCCTTGCAGTGTTCTCAAATCTGGTGGCGATATACAGTGATGCCTATGCATTGTTCAAGAAGAATCCGTCTCTTCATAAATGA